From a single Candidatus Defluviilinea gracilis genomic region:
- a CDS encoding IS110 family transposase, translating into MIESDPTFKQTLLLLMTVPGIGLQLAAHLLILMQETLDPRSLAAFIGICPIKHESGSSVYSAPTSRHFGLQSYANSFIWRPAPCVRTKSSFSILLPQSRGWQAQKLALNNIQNKILKIACAVVRSQQPYLPNYVAVNPLVFQKTLTAS; encoded by the coding sequence TTGATTGAAAGCGATCCAACCTTCAAACAGACCCTGCTCTTGCTCATGACGGTGCCTGGCATCGGGCTGCAACTCGCCGCTCACTTACTGATCCTCATGCAGGAAACACTCGATCCAAGAAGTTTGGCGGCTTTCATCGGCATCTGCCCGATCAAGCATGAAAGTGGCTCTTCCGTCTACTCGGCTCCAACTTCACGACACTTTGGACTCCAAAGTTACGCAAACTCCTTTATCTGGCGGCCTGCTCCGTGCGTACGCACAAAAAGCAGTTTCAGCATACTTTTACCGCAAAGTCGCGGATGGCAAGCACAAAAACTGGCCCTCAACAACATCCAAAACAAGATCCTCAAGATTGCTTGTGCTGTCGTCCGCTCGCAACAACCCTACCTTCCCAACTATGTTGCTGTCAATCCCCTGGTTTTTCAAAAAACCTTGACGGCTTCATAG
- a CDS encoding type II toxin-antitoxin system VapC family toxin → MTDFLLDTNILIRYLRKSQGYDTLLSTLSDSDWLCISVITRFEILRGLREHEREDTFSLLNSLESLIVNSEIADSAGELVRSYRARGITLSEADSLIAATALHHQLSLVTTNSKHFPMSDLVVYQVDDLGKMALRES, encoded by the coding sequence ATGACCGATTTTCTTCTCGATACCAATATTCTGATTCGTTATCTTCGTAAATCGCAAGGATACGACACCTTGCTTTCCACTTTGTCAGATAGTGATTGGTTGTGTATATCCGTTATCACGCGATTTGAAATCCTACGCGGATTGCGCGAGCATGAAAGGGAGGATACGTTTAGCCTGCTGAACTCACTGGAATCGTTGATCGTAAACTCTGAAATTGCGGATTCGGCGGGGGAACTTGTTCGTTCCTATCGCGCGAGAGGGATTACCCTCAGTGAAGCAGATTCGCTCATTGCGGCAACCGCGCTTCATCATCAACTTTCATTGGTCACGACCAATTCCAAACATTTTCCCATGAGCGATTTGGTCGTGTATCAGGTAGATGATCTTGGAAAAATGGCGTTGCGGGAATCGTAG
- a CDS encoding polymer-forming cytoskeletal protein has product MFKRNATPAETQQPAVGAVERITSVLGSGVIWHGSINGSGGVRIEGAFEGEIALRGMLVVGETGRVTCQNVRANAVIVAGAVRGNITTQKLEIRGSGRVWGDVVTTAFVTEEGAFLRGQIRMEETVELDLEPAPETTPSEAAQAESIAAMPIVIPEAEKTQTIRKKKKTTE; this is encoded by the coding sequence ATGTTCAAACGCAACGCAACACCAGCAGAAACACAACAACCCGCCGTAGGAGCGGTCGAGCGCATCACATCGGTGCTTGGGTCGGGAGTCATTTGGCACGGGAGCATCAACGGTTCAGGCGGCGTGCGCATCGAGGGCGCGTTCGAGGGCGAGATCGCTTTGCGCGGAATGCTCGTCGTCGGCGAGACGGGACGCGTCACTTGCCAGAACGTGCGCGCAAACGCGGTCATTGTCGCTGGCGCGGTGCGCGGCAACATCACGACTCAAAAGTTGGAGATTCGCGGAAGCGGTCGCGTGTGGGGAGACGTGGTCACCACCGCGTTCGTGACGGAGGAAGGCGCGTTCCTGCGCGGACAGATCCGCATGGAAGAAACGGTCGAACTCGACCTTGAGCCTGCTCCCGAAACGACGCCTTCGGAAGCCGCCCAAGCCGAGTCCATTGCGGCGATGCCGATTGTCATCCCCGAAGCCGAGAAGACGCAAACGATTCGCAAGAAGAAAAAGACAACGGAATAA
- a CDS encoding NUDIX hydrolase codes for MTITPWKVLGSRHIHPRFRIDDCELPNGNHLDAIIFEFRSWGNVLAVTKDNQGVLIRQYRHGVRDVMWEIPGGVVDDDEDPMEGVMRELLEETGYTSSNVIPLGKFLPNPALQTNSMFCYLALDAERVADQHLDGAEEIEIHLVPLDDILPMIQNGQIVHALQVAALYRAFDYLKQNK; via the coding sequence ATGACCATCACACCGTGGAAAGTGCTGGGATCGCGGCACATCCATCCGCGTTTTCGAATTGACGATTGCGAACTCCCTAATGGAAATCATCTAGATGCCATTATCTTTGAGTTCCGTTCGTGGGGAAATGTTCTGGCGGTTACGAAAGATAATCAAGGGGTGTTGATTCGACAGTACCGTCACGGTGTGCGGGATGTGATGTGGGAAATCCCTGGCGGGGTGGTGGATGATGATGAGGATCCGATGGAAGGCGTGATGCGGGAATTGCTTGAGGAGACGGGCTACACGTCATCCAATGTAATTCCACTTGGGAAGTTTCTTCCCAACCCCGCCTTGCAGACCAATTCGATGTTCTGTTATCTAGCCCTGGATGCCGAGAGGGTGGCTGACCAGCACCTCGACGGCGCGGAGGAGATCGAAATCCATCTCGTGCCGCTGGATGACATCCTGCCGATGATCCAAAACGGACAGATCGTCCACGCGCTCCAAGTCGCCGCGTTGTATCGAGCGTTTGATTATCTCAAGCAGAATAAATAA
- a CDS encoding transposase gives MTTFVSFVGVDIASASFMASVGTQPGKVTVKPTKFENDENGFVSFLGWLQEHNLKTESTVVCMEATGVYSEGLAYFLYASGYSVAVEPPLNIQRKFPVNASKTDELDCQYIAEYACRYADKLSLWKPRAEILEQVKLLLTTRQHFSVQLTGHKNALHAIHRKKVSSELAKHSHQNMIEQITKSIKRSIRKSVV, from the coding sequence ATGACAACATTTGTATCCTTTGTAGGTGTCGATATTGCATCCGCTTCTTTCATGGCCAGTGTTGGAACACAGCCTGGGAAAGTCACGGTCAAACCAACGAAATTCGAGAATGACGAAAATGGTTTCGTCTCCTTTCTCGGCTGGTTGCAGGAACACAACCTGAAGACCGAAAGCACCGTGGTGTGTATGGAAGCGACAGGCGTCTATAGTGAAGGCTTGGCATACTTCCTATATGCCAGTGGTTATTCGGTGGCGGTCGAACCGCCGTTGAACATCCAGCGCAAGTTTCCTGTGAACGCTTCCAAAACCGATGAACTGGACTGCCAGTATATCGCCGAGTATGCCTGCCGCTATGCGGACAAACTCTCCTTGTGGAAACCGAGAGCCGAGATTTTGGAGCAAGTCAAGCTACTGTTGACCACGCGCCAGCACTTTTCGGTACAGTTGACGGGACATAAGAACGCCTTGCACGCGATCCACCGCAAGAAGGTCTCGTCTGAACTTGCCAAGCACTCTCACCAGAACATGATCGAGCAGATTACCAAGTCCATCAAAAGATCGATAAGGAAATCCGTCGTTTGA
- a CDS encoding NAD-dependent epimerase/dehydratase family protein, whose product MNFLITGAAGFLGSSLANQLAREGHQVRGLDDLSTGDPKSLSPDVHFTRGDVSDRPKLWTLLQEVDVVYHLAARVSVPESVLYPRDYNNVNVGGTVALMEAMRDVGVRRVVLASSGAVYGDLADQPLTESFTPAPRSPYAVSKLSAEYYVRTIGGLWGIETVSLRIFNAYGPGQHLPASHPPVVPHYLRQALRGGTLVAHGDGSQTRDYVYVDDVVSALVASATAPNINGLVINVGSGTETSIKDLIQQVLDTTNSKAEVIYNAKTSGGVSRMRADLSLANQKLNYRPSLSLAEGLRLTLKRDERFK is encoded by the coding sequence ATGAACTTCCTCATCACAGGAGCCGCGGGATTCCTCGGCTCTTCGCTTGCCAACCAGCTCGCCCGCGAGGGACATCAAGTCCGCGGGCTGGATGATCTTTCTACGGGCGATCCCAAATCACTCTCGCCTGATGTCCACTTCACGCGCGGCGATGTGAGCGACCGCCCCAAGTTGTGGACTCTGCTTCAAGAGGTGGATGTCGTCTATCATCTCGCGGCGCGCGTTTCGGTGCCTGAGTCGGTTTTGTATCCGCGCGATTACAACAACGTCAACGTCGGCGGGACGGTCGCGCTGATGGAGGCGATGCGGGATGTCGGCGTACGCCGCGTCGTTCTCGCCTCCAGTGGGGCTGTGTACGGCGATTTAGCCGATCAGCCGCTGACAGAGTCCTTCACCCCCGCGCCGCGTTCACCGTATGCCGTCTCCAAACTTTCAGCGGAATACTACGTCCGCACGATCGGCGGATTGTGGGGAATCGAAACAGTCAGCCTGCGCATCTTCAACGCTTACGGACCTGGTCAACATTTGCCCGCGTCACATCCGCCCGTGGTGCCGCATTATTTGAGGCAGGCATTACGCGGCGGGACATTGGTCGCGCACGGAGACGGCTCGCAAACCCGCGATTACGTTTATGTAGATGACGTGGTCAGCGCGTTGGTCGCCTCTGCAACCGCGCCGAACATCAATGGATTGGTCATCAATGTCGGTTCGGGGACGGAGACCAGCATCAAAGATTTGATCCAGCAGGTGCTTGACACAACGAACAGCAAAGCGGAGGTCATCTACAACGCGAAGACATCAGGCGGCGTCTCGCGTATGAGAGCAGACCTCTCGCTGGCAAATCAGAAATTGAATTATCGCCCGTCGCTGTCGCTGGCGGAGGGGTTACGGTTGACGTTGAAACGGGATGAGAGATTTAAGTGA
- a CDS encoding enoyl-ACP reductase — protein sequence MGLLEGKNALVFGLANDKSIAWGITQAFHREGANIGISYAGEMLERRVKPLAEQVGCQWLEECDVTKDDQIAAVAEKAAKHFGKIDVLVHSIAFAGRDELSRPYYQTSREGFKNALDISVFSFVALTNAFLPHLNSGASVMCLTYGSGATKVAPHYNVMGVAKAALESSTRYLAYDLGPQKIRVNAISAGPIRTLAAAGVGGFRDMYKHFADLSPLRENVTIEDVGNTAVFLASDLSARITGEVLYIDSGFNIMGVQMPNKEEKGEGQ from the coding sequence ATGGGATTACTCGAAGGCAAGAACGCATTGGTGTTTGGGTTGGCGAATGACAAATCTATCGCGTGGGGAATCACGCAGGCGTTTCATCGCGAGGGCGCGAACATCGGGATCAGTTACGCGGGCGAGATGCTCGAACGGCGCGTCAAGCCGCTGGCGGAACAAGTGGGGTGCCAATGGCTCGAAGAATGTGACGTGACGAAAGACGATCAGATCGCGGCGGTGGCGGAAAAAGCCGCGAAACATTTTGGGAAGATCGATGTGCTTGTTCACTCGATCGCGTTTGCGGGACGCGACGAGTTGAGCCGACCGTATTATCAAACGTCGCGCGAGGGATTCAAGAACGCGCTGGATATTTCCGTGTTCTCGTTCGTCGCGTTGACGAATGCCTTCCTGCCTCATTTGAATTCGGGCGCGTCGGTGATGTGCCTCACGTACGGCTCGGGCGCGACGAAGGTTGCGCCGCATTACAACGTGATGGGCGTGGCAAAAGCCGCGCTGGAATCTTCGACACGCTATCTGGCGTATGATCTGGGTCCGCAAAAGATTCGCGTCAACGCGATCTCGGCGGGACCGATCCGCACATTGGCGGCGGCGGGCGTGGGCGGCTTCCGCGACATGTACAAGCATTTCGCAGATCTGTCGCCGTTACGCGAGAACGTCACGATTGAAGATGTGGGCAACACGGCAGTGTTCCTTGCGTCGGATCTGTCCGCGCGAATTACGGGCGAGGTGTTGTACATCGATTCGGGGTTCAATATCATGGGCGTGCAGATGCCGAATAAGGAAGAGAAGGGTGAGGGGCAGTAG
- a CDS encoding DNA-3-methyladenine glycosylase, with the protein MIHSRDFYDRPTLTVARELIGARLVRILNGKKLVGLIVETEAYISEKDLACHCKAGRTPRTQVMYGEAGHAYVYFTYGNHWMFNVVTERVDFPAAVLIRAIQPIEGSEIMSKRREGRDTFGPGKLTQAMGITRRENTVDLTEPASPLRIEAGVQVPNSLVTKSPRVGLNNTPEPWLSKPWRFKVKDWKIENKSV; encoded by the coding sequence ATGATTCATTCACGAGATTTTTATGATCGCCCCACATTGACCGTCGCCCGCGAACTGATCGGCGCGCGGTTGGTGCGGATTCTCAACGGTAAGAAACTGGTTGGGTTGATCGTGGAGACGGAGGCATATATCAGCGAGAAGGATTTGGCGTGTCACTGCAAAGCGGGGCGGACTCCGCGTACGCAAGTCATGTATGGCGAGGCGGGTCATGCGTACGTCTATTTCACGTATGGGAATCACTGGATGTTCAACGTGGTAACGGAACGGGTGGATTTCCCTGCGGCGGTGTTGATCCGCGCGATTCAGCCGATCGAGGGAAGCGAGATCATGTCGAAGAGGCGCGAGGGGCGCGACACGTTTGGTCCAGGGAAGTTGACGCAGGCGATGGGGATCACTCGAAGGGAAAATACGGTCGACTTGACTGAACCAGCCTCCCCGTTGAGAATCGAAGCGGGAGTCCAAGTCCCGAATTCGCTCGTGACGAAAAGTCCGCGTGTGGGTTTAAACAATACACCAGAGCCATGGCTGTCGAAGCCGTGGAGGTTTAAAGTCAAGGACTGGAAGATCGAAAATAAATCTGTGTAA
- a CDS encoding DUF4349 domain-containing protein, with protein sequence MKSRSVLFTLLVVGLIVLAACAPAAPAATEAPATEAPAATEAPAFAYDEAVAQDAAKVGEGEPAVPGVEALPLPTNAAYEIANPSGDLTVLERSNRMIVKNANIRLMVEDTNVAIDRALQVVGDAGGYIVSSQVWYQDYYGNSLKYASVTIGVPVVEFENVMRRLRGLAVDVLDESATGEDVTDQYVDLQSQLTNLEATRARIQEFLKDAKTVDEALRVNQELANIEAQIEQIKGRMNYLNDRSAYSTITVNFEPEFPILTPTPTSTPKPTATPIPWQPADTFNDAKGTVTVVYQGIANFLIWLVVVILPIVLPPALILWAMWKLLTRKAKGSEK encoded by the coding sequence ATGAAATCTCGCTCTGTTCTATTCACGTTGCTTGTTGTTGGATTGATTGTGCTCGCCGCGTGTGCGCCTGCCGCTCCTGCCGCGACGGAGGCTCCTGCTACCGAAGCGCCAGCCGCCACCGAAGCGCCCGCGTTCGCGTACGACGAGGCTGTCGCTCAAGATGCGGCAAAGGTTGGGGAGGGCGAACCAGCCGTCCCTGGGGTTGAAGCGTTGCCGCTTCCAACGAATGCCGCGTATGAGATCGCGAATCCATCTGGCGATCTCACGGTGCTGGAACGATCCAATCGGATGATCGTCAAGAATGCGAATATCCGCTTGATGGTGGAGGATACCAACGTTGCGATTGACCGCGCCCTGCAAGTGGTGGGCGACGCGGGCGGATACATCGTCAGTTCGCAGGTGTGGTATCAGGATTATTATGGCAACAGTTTGAAGTACGCGTCGGTGACGATCGGCGTGCCTGTGGTGGAGTTCGAAAATGTGATGCGCCGCCTGCGCGGACTCGCGGTGGATGTGTTGGACGAAAGCGCGACGGGCGAAGATGTGACCGACCAGTATGTTGACCTGCAATCGCAGTTGACGAATCTCGAAGCGACGCGCGCCCGCATCCAGGAATTTTTGAAGGATGCGAAGACGGTGGACGAGGCGTTGCGCGTCAATCAGGAATTGGCGAACATCGAGGCGCAGATCGAACAGATCAAGGGACGCATGAACTATCTCAACGACCGCTCGGCGTACTCGACGATCACTGTCAACTTTGAGCCTGAGTTTCCGATCCTGACGCCGACTCCCACTTCGACTCCGAAGCCGACCGCGACGCCGATCCCGTGGCAACCTGCGGATACGTTCAATGATGCCAAAGGCACGGTGACGGTTGTGTATCAGGGAATCGCAAACTTCCTCATCTGGCTGGTCGTGGTGATCCTGCCGATTGTGTTACCGCCTGCGTTGATTTTGTGGGCGATGTGGAAGTTGTTGACGAGGAAGGCGAAGGGCAGTGAGAAGTGA
- a CDS encoding NUDIX domain-containing protein produces the protein MRTRAGIVLIEDNKVALIERHRAGLDYFVFPGGGVDEGETPEQAAVREAMEELGVEVAIKQKVVEIQIETSRQVYFLVERVAGEFGTGTGEEFTDSDPRDPSEGIYVPVWMPIEELSQRQKIYPTALAQLVLYSETNGWGNEAVVISEKTT, from the coding sequence ATGCGAACCCGCGCGGGCATCGTTCTCATCGAAGATAACAAAGTCGCGCTGATCGAACGTCACCGCGCGGGGTTGGATTATTTCGTCTTCCCTGGCGGGGGCGTGGACGAGGGCGAGACGCCTGAGCAGGCGGCTGTCCGCGAGGCGATGGAGGAGTTGGGGGTTGAGGTTGCGATCAAGCAAAAAGTGGTGGAGATTCAAATCGAAACAAGCAGGCAGGTTTATTTTTTGGTGGAGCGCGTCGCTGGCGAGTTTGGGACGGGGACAGGCGAGGAGTTCACAGACTCGGACCCGAGAGATCCGTCGGAGGGGATTTATGTTCCAGTTTGGATGCCGATTGAGGAATTGTCACAGCGCCAGAAGATTTATCCCACAGCATTGGCACAATTGGTTTTGTACTCTGAAACGAACGGTTGGGGAAATGAAGCAGTCGTGATTAGCGAAAAGACAACTTGA
- a CDS encoding PD40 domain-containing protein, whose product MKTEIRLTKSILVLLILGSVSCTASPFQPEATPLVAKTPTSSAPTETPTTISPSPTVTPIVCLSEDAKPRVLPSRQTPLEVRLISDGNLWVWEEKIGVAQQISDTRDAQSFSFSPDGKVIAFTRGIQYRQIELWGIHRDGTNLQPLISEDQLHTLAGEPSTTEHPYLDEVIYLEWIDETHKLGFEISRGYQAIGGCCESGGYWQIDVDTGEISAWSPPPELVETRNAMPSPDGSQIAVINDSSVDLMNADGTNLRTNVFQFKTALSLEGGGVIYPRIEWATDSQSLLAITFNGDLYSAESTTTTWHIPLDGSSAQELHTFSTPYYWIYLSPNRDYIVYKKRVQLMSNDFQLHLATFDGTKDTIYTAMSNVDFLHWHPDSYHFVYEQWNVFRPFLGSVCGEAIPLLDNTNTPATQIQWVDSSRFLYAEGWLDLSIGSRELYLGQIGKPSIYIGPFGGETAYYEFNIEAAPLGQK is encoded by the coding sequence ATGAAAACTGAAATAAGACTCACAAAGTCGATTCTTGTCTTATTGATTTTGGGTTCAGTTTCATGCACCGCCTCACCTTTCCAGCCCGAGGCAACACCCCTTGTTGCCAAGACCCCGACATCCTCTGCTCCAACAGAGACTCCCACAACGATTTCCCCATCACCTACCGTTACACCCATCGTTTGTCTGAGTGAAGATGCGAAGCCGCGCGTGTTGCCGTCGCGCCAAACGCCGTTGGAGGTGCGCCTCATCAGCGACGGGAATCTATGGGTTTGGGAAGAGAAGATCGGAGTTGCCCAACAAATAAGCGATACGCGCGACGCTCAATCCTTTAGTTTCTCTCCAGACGGGAAAGTGATTGCGTTTACACGCGGAATACAATATAGACAGATCGAACTGTGGGGTATCCATCGTGATGGCACGAATCTTCAACCCCTGATTTCCGAAGACCAACTACATACATTGGCAGGCGAACCATCTACTACTGAACATCCTTACCTAGATGAAGTTATTTACTTGGAATGGATTGATGAAACGCACAAGTTAGGTTTCGAAATCAGCCGTGGTTATCAAGCTATTGGCGGTTGCTGTGAATCGGGAGGCTATTGGCAAATAGATGTTGATACAGGAGAAATATCTGCATGGTCTCCCCCGCCAGAACTCGTGGAAACACGGAATGCTATGCCCTCTCCAGACGGTAGCCAGATCGCCGTTATCAACGACTCGTCGGTTGATCTTATGAATGCCGATGGAACGAATCTACGAACGAATGTTTTTCAATTCAAGACCGCACTTTCTCTCGAAGGTGGTGGGGTAATTTACCCACGCATTGAGTGGGCAACTGATTCTCAATCCCTGCTGGCGATTACATTCAATGGAGACTTATATTCTGCCGAATCTACTACCACTACCTGGCACATTCCATTGGATGGTTCATCTGCTCAGGAGTTACACACTTTCTCAACACCGTATTATTGGATTTATCTTTCACCAAATCGGGACTACATTGTATACAAAAAGCGCGTCCAACTCATGAGCAATGATTTCCAGTTGCATCTGGCAACATTCGATGGCACAAAAGATACAATTTATACCGCCATGTCGAATGTTGATTTTCTGCATTGGCATCCAGACTCATATCACTTCGTTTATGAACAATGGAATGTTTTTCGTCCGTTCCTAGGAAGTGTATGCGGCGAAGCCATCCCCTTACTTGACAACACCAATACGCCCGCGACACAGATACAGTGGGTTGATTCCAGCCGCTTTCTCTACGCCGAGGGCTGGCTTGATCTATCGATTGGATCGCGCGAGTTGTATTTAGGGCAAATCGGCAAACCAAGCATCTATATCGGTCCTTTTGGCGGCGAGACAGCCTATTACGAATTCAACATCGAAGCTGCCCCTTTGGGACAGAAATGA
- a CDS encoding DUF92 domain-containing protein, whose protein sequence is MLPLYGFLLAILIASLAYRAHSLSKSGAFAAIILGTIIFGLGGIPWAVLLLTFFFTSSALSRAFKKRKQGLNEKYSKGNQRDAGQVFGNGGLAAAFVLFHYFYPDSNIGWIGFAASLAAVNADTWATELGVLNPSPPRMITDIRKRVEKGTSGGVSLVGTLASLAGSALIAALASLLVPTDSLITDHWSLFIPITLAGLAGSLFDSFLGATVQAMYFCPKDNKETEKHPLHTCGTETIHLRGWKWLSNDWVNFACGVFGVVVAIVFR, encoded by the coding sequence ATGCTCCCCCTCTACGGCTTCCTCCTCGCAATCCTCATCGCCTCGCTCGCGTATCGCGCGCACTCGCTCAGCAAAAGCGGCGCATTCGCGGCGATCATCTTAGGCACGATCATCTTCGGGCTGGGAGGGATTCCGTGGGCGGTGTTATTGCTGACATTCTTTTTCACATCGTCCGCGTTGAGCCGCGCCTTCAAAAAACGCAAGCAGGGATTGAACGAAAAATATTCCAAAGGCAACCAGCGCGACGCGGGTCAGGTGTTCGGCAACGGCGGGCTGGCGGCGGCGTTCGTGTTGTTCCATTATTTTTATCCCGACTCAAACATCGGCTGGATCGGATTCGCCGCCTCGCTCGCCGCCGTCAACGCGGACACGTGGGCGACGGAACTCGGCGTCTTGAACCCTTCCCCTCCGCGCATGATCACGGACATCCGCAAGCGCGTCGAAAAAGGGACCTCGGGCGGAGTCTCCCTCGTCGGCACCCTCGCCTCCCTGGCAGGTTCCGCGCTGATCGCCGCACTCGCGTCACTGCTTGTCCCCACTGATTCACTGATCACTGATCACTGGTCACTCTTCATACCGATCACCCTCGCAGGGCTGGCTGGCTCCCTCTTCGACTCGTTTCTCGGCGCGACGGTCCAAGCGATGTATTTCTGCCCGAAAGATAACAAGGAAACCGAGAAACACCCTCTCCACACCTGCGGCACGGAGACAATTCACCTCCGCGGCTGGAAGTGGCTGTCTAATGATTGGGTCAATTTTGCGTGTGGGGTGTTTGGGGTGGTAGTAGCGATTGTATTCAGGTGA